The following are encoded together in the Monodelphis domestica isolate mMonDom1 chromosome 5, mMonDom1.pri, whole genome shotgun sequence genome:
- the LOC130454780 gene encoding olfactory receptor 6C2-like, whose amino-acid sequence MRNHTGITFILQGLTDDPQLQVLLFIFLFLNYLLSIIGNLTIIILTLVDPHLKTPMYFFLRNFSFLEVSLTTSCIPRYLYSISTGDNTISLNACFAQIFFVIFLGATEFFLLATMSYDRYVAICKPLHYTTIMNSKVCNQLLLSSWMSGLMIILPPLSLGLQVEFCDYNVIDHFGCDAFPLLKIVCSDTELIERMVLIFAVLTLIITLFLVVLSYAYILKTVLRFPSAQQRQKAFSTCSSHMIVVSITYGSCIFMYMKPSAKEEVTLNKMVSVLTTSVTPVMNPFIYTLRNKQVIEAFKNLVKKIVFLLKQ is encoded by the coding sequence ATGAGAAATCACACAGGGATAACATTTATCCTGCAGGGACTGACAGATGACCCACAACTGCaggttttgctttttatctttctgtttctcaACTACTTGCTGAGTATAATTGGGAACCTGACCATCATCATTCTCACCTTGGTAGATCCCCACCTAAAAActcctatgtatttttttcttagaaatttcTCCTTCTTAGAAGTATCACTCACAACTTCCTGTATTCCCAGGTACCTCTATAGCATATCAACTGGAGACAATACCATTTCCCTTAATGCTTGTTTTGCccaaatattttttgtaatttttcttggGGCAACAGAGTTCTTTCTTCTGGCCACCATGTCCTATGATCGTTATGTGGCCATCTGCAAACCTCTGCATTATACAACTATCATGAATAGTAAAGTCTGTAACCAGCTTCTGTTAAGTTCCTGGATGTCTGGACTAATGATCATCCTTCCACCACTTAGTCTGGGCCTCCAGGTAGAATTCTGTGACTACAATGTCATTGATCATTTTGGCTGTGATGCATTCCCCCTGCTGAAGATTGTGTGCTCAGATACAGAGCTCATAGAAAGAATGGTTTTAATTTTTGCTGTGTTGACACTCATCATTACCTTGTTCTTGGTGGTTTTGTCCTATGCCTACATTCTCAAGACAGTACTGAGATTCCCCTCTGCTCAACAAAGGCAAAAGGCCTTTTCCACCTGTTCCTCCCACATGATTGTTGTCTCCATCACTTATGGCAGCTGTATCTTCATGTATATGAAGCCTTCTGCAAAGGAAGAAGTGACTTTGAACAAGATGGTATCTGTACTCACAACATCTGTCACCCCAGTGATGAACCCCTTTATTTACACTCTGAGGAATAAGCAAGTTATAGAAGCTTTTAAGAATTTAGTTAAAAAGATAGTGTTTCTCCTGAAGCAATAA